The Nocardioides sp. S5 genome includes a window with the following:
- a CDS encoding NeuD/PglB/VioB family sugar acetyltransferase, translating to MATVSGLLLVGASGLAREVTAVAVLLHDPGPVSVVDDNPATWGTLHGLTPVLGSVDLVPDVVDHDVVLTLGKGRVRRRVAVRLDMFGLAPERYTSLVHPRVVLPGSCSIGVGSIALDGVVLTADVEVGRHVVLMPHTTLTHGCRVHDFATLCAGVSLGGGVEVGEAAYVGMNAAIREGVRIGADATIGMGAVVLHDVPAGETWVGVPARPVRTGVTA from the coding sequence GTGGCGACCGTGAGCGGGCTGCTGCTCGTCGGCGCGAGCGGCCTGGCCAGGGAGGTCACGGCCGTGGCCGTGCTGCTGCACGACCCGGGTCCGGTCAGCGTCGTCGACGACAACCCCGCCACGTGGGGCACGCTGCACGGGCTCACCCCGGTCCTCGGGTCGGTCGACCTCGTCCCGGACGTGGTCGACCACGACGTGGTGCTGACGCTCGGCAAAGGACGCGTGCGGCGCCGGGTTGCCGTGCGACTCGACATGTTCGGGCTGGCGCCGGAGCGCTACACCTCGCTCGTCCACCCCCGCGTCGTGCTGCCGGGCAGCTGCTCGATCGGGGTCGGCTCGATCGCCCTCGACGGAGTGGTGCTGACCGCCGACGTCGAGGTCGGCCGCCACGTGGTGCTGATGCCCCACACAACGCTGACCCACGGCTGCCGGGTCCACGACTTCGCGACGCTCTGCGCCGGCGTCTCGCTCGGGGGTGGCGTCGAGGTCGGTGAGGCCGCCTACGTGGGCATGAACGCCGCCATCCGCGAGGGCGTACGCATCGGTGCCGACGCCACCATCGGGATGGGCGCCGTCGTCCTCCACGACGTCCCCGCAGGAGAGACCTGGGTGGGCGTTCCTGCCCGACCCGTCCGGACAGGAGTCACCGCATGA
- a CDS encoding DegT/DnrJ/EryC1/StrS family aminotransferase, with protein MSLDQQLTRINVMQPWLGEEEVAAVAEVIRSGWVAQGPRVAAFEDAFARSQQATHAVAVSNCTTALHLALVVAGIGPDDEVVVPSFSFVATANAPTYVGATPVFADVDAHTGNLTPATIATVVTARTRAVIAVDQGGVPLDLRAVRSWCDPRGITVIEDAACAAGSTAHGRPVGAGAEIAAWSFHPRKLLTTGEGGMLTTSRDDWAERARRLREHAMSVSAADRHASVLAPPESYAEVGFNFRMTDLQAAVGLVQLGRLPAMVARRREVAATYAAVVADLPGLRIVADPAWGTTNFQSCWVEVLDEHPLDREELMVHLAEAGISARRGIMAAHRQPAHSHRSHAPLPVTERLNDRTLILPLFHQMTDGEQARVCDALTTAWRP; from the coding sequence ATGAGCCTCGACCAGCAGCTGACGCGCATCAACGTGATGCAGCCGTGGCTCGGCGAGGAGGAGGTGGCCGCCGTCGCGGAGGTCATCCGCTCCGGCTGGGTCGCGCAGGGGCCGCGGGTGGCGGCGTTCGAGGACGCCTTCGCCCGATCGCAGCAGGCCACGCACGCAGTGGCGGTCAGCAACTGCACCACTGCGTTGCACCTCGCGCTCGTCGTCGCCGGGATCGGCCCCGACGACGAGGTGGTCGTCCCGTCCTTCTCCTTCGTGGCCACCGCCAACGCACCGACCTACGTCGGCGCCACGCCCGTCTTCGCCGATGTGGACGCCCACACAGGCAACCTCACCCCCGCCACGATCGCCACGGTGGTCACCGCGCGGACCCGCGCGGTGATCGCCGTGGACCAGGGCGGGGTGCCTCTCGACCTGCGAGCCGTCCGCAGCTGGTGCGACCCGCGCGGCATCACCGTCATCGAGGATGCCGCATGCGCGGCGGGCTCCACCGCGCACGGACGTCCCGTAGGTGCGGGTGCCGAGATCGCCGCCTGGTCGTTCCACCCCCGCAAGCTGCTCACCACGGGGGAGGGGGGCATGCTCACCACGTCGCGGGACGACTGGGCGGAGCGCGCCCGGCGGCTGCGGGAGCATGCGATGTCCGTCTCGGCCGCGGACCGGCACGCCAGTGTGCTGGCGCCGCCGGAGTCCTATGCCGAGGTCGGCTTCAACTTCAGGATGACCGACCTGCAGGCCGCGGTCGGCCTCGTCCAGCTCGGCCGCCTCCCGGCGATGGTCGCCCGGCGCCGCGAGGTCGCTGCGACGTACGCAGCGGTGGTCGCCGACCTGCCGGGACTGCGTATCGTCGCCGACCCCGCCTGGGGCACCACCAACTTCCAGTCGTGCTGGGTTGAGGTCCTGGACGAGCACCCGCTGGACCGCGAGGAGCTGATGGTCCACCTGGCGGAGGCCGGCATCTCCGCGCGCCGCGGCATCATGGCGGCCCACCGACAGCCCGCCCACTCCCACCGGTCCCATGCGCCGCTGCCGGTCACCGAGCGGTTGAACGACCGCACGTTGATCCTGCCCCTCTTCCACCAGATGACCGACGGTGAGCAGGCGCGCGTGTGCGACGCGCTCACCACGGCGTGGCGACCGTGA
- a CDS encoding NAD-dependent epimerase/dehydratase family protein, translating to MTTLTGSTVLVTGGAGTIGSTLVDQLLDAGVSRVRVLDNMVRGREHNLEDALVRGGIELVRGDIRDRDLVHDLTRGCDLVFHQAAIRITQCAEEPRLALEVLVDGTFNVIEAASSRGVDKVVAASSASVYGLAEQFPTPESQHPYDNDTFYGAAKTFNEGMLRSFRAMHGLDYVALRYFNVYGPRMDVHGLYTEVLVRWMERIDDGRAPLIFGDGLQTMDFVFTTDIARANVLAASSTVVEGVYNVARGEETSLLALAQALLRVMGSDLPVEHGPERGVNGVVRRLADIGAAERDLGFVAQTGLEDGLRALVEWWRPQREEIAAGRLVTAVAR from the coding sequence ATGACCACACTGACCGGGTCGACGGTGCTCGTCACCGGCGGCGCCGGCACCATCGGCTCCACGCTCGTCGACCAGCTGCTCGACGCCGGCGTCTCCCGGGTGCGGGTCCTCGACAACATGGTCCGCGGACGCGAGCACAACCTCGAGGACGCCCTCGTGCGTGGGGGCATCGAGCTGGTCCGCGGCGACATCCGTGACCGTGACCTCGTCCACGACCTCACCCGCGGCTGTGACCTGGTCTTCCACCAGGCGGCCATCCGGATCACCCAGTGTGCGGAGGAGCCCCGTCTCGCGCTCGAGGTCCTCGTGGACGGCACCTTCAACGTGATCGAGGCGGCCTCCTCGCGGGGCGTCGACAAGGTGGTCGCCGCCTCGTCCGCGTCCGTCTACGGACTGGCCGAGCAGTTCCCGACGCCGGAGTCGCAGCACCCCTACGACAACGACACCTTCTACGGCGCCGCGAAGACCTTCAACGAAGGCATGTTGCGCAGCTTCCGAGCGATGCACGGCCTGGACTACGTCGCGCTGCGCTACTTCAACGTCTACGGACCGCGGATGGACGTCCACGGGCTCTACACCGAGGTGCTCGTGCGGTGGATGGAGCGGATCGACGACGGTCGGGCGCCGCTCATCTTCGGCGACGGCCTGCAGACCATGGACTTCGTCTTCACCACCGACATCGCGCGGGCCAACGTGCTGGCGGCCTCGTCGACGGTCGTCGAAGGCGTCTACAACGTGGCGCGGGGTGAGGAGACCAGTCTGCTCGCGCTGGCGCAGGCACTGCTGAGGGTGATGGGCTCCGACCTCCCCGTCGAGCACGGTCCGGAGCGGGGTGTCAACGGTGTCGTACGACGCCTCGCCGACATCGGCGCCGCCGAGCGGGACCTCGGTTTCGTCGCCCAGACCGGTCTCGAGGACGGGCTCCGCGCCCTCGTGGAGTGGTGGCGTCCGCAGCGCGAGGAGATCGCCGCAGGACGTCTCGTGACGGCGGTCGCGAGATGA
- a CDS encoding Gfo/Idh/MocA family oxidoreductase: MSDNLGIAVIGAGYWGPNLVRNFGGSTDWDLAMVCDLDLDRARKVAGPHVAVTDSLQRVLDDPSIDAVAIATPARTHHGLALEALRAGKHVLVEKPLADSVARGRAMVELAEQQGLVLMTDHTYCYTPVVQKMRDLVVSGELGQVHFIDSVRINLGLIQPDIDVLWDLAPHDLAILDFVLPGGLPTAGIGATGADPIGAGRACVGHLTLPLPDDGLAHVHVNWLSPTKIRQMVIGGSRRTLVWDDLNPQQRLSVFDRGVDLARTSVAGSDRAASTVSYRLGDTWSPALPEREALGSMVTEFAAAIHEGRPALTNGHSGLRVLEVLEQASLRLAEQAVSPPPVPRQAAYERVLEVSR, translated from the coding sequence ATGAGCGACAACCTGGGCATCGCCGTCATCGGCGCCGGCTACTGGGGCCCCAACCTGGTGCGGAACTTCGGCGGGTCGACGGACTGGGACCTGGCGATGGTGTGCGACCTCGACCTCGACCGCGCTCGCAAGGTCGCCGGTCCGCACGTCGCCGTCACCGACAGCCTGCAGCGGGTGCTGGACGACCCGTCCATCGACGCGGTGGCCATCGCGACCCCGGCGCGCACCCACCACGGGCTTGCCCTCGAGGCGCTGCGTGCGGGCAAGCACGTGCTGGTGGAGAAGCCGCTGGCTGACAGCGTGGCGCGTGGACGTGCCATGGTCGAGCTGGCCGAGCAGCAGGGCCTGGTGCTGATGACCGACCACACCTACTGCTACACGCCCGTGGTGCAGAAGATGCGCGACCTCGTGGTCAGCGGGGAGCTCGGCCAGGTGCACTTCATCGACTCGGTGCGGATCAACCTCGGCCTCATCCAGCCGGACATCGACGTCCTGTGGGACCTCGCTCCCCACGACCTCGCGATCCTCGACTTCGTCCTGCCCGGCGGGCTCCCTACGGCCGGCATCGGCGCGACCGGCGCCGACCCCATCGGCGCCGGTCGCGCCTGTGTCGGCCACCTGACCCTCCCGCTGCCCGACGACGGGCTGGCGCACGTTCATGTCAACTGGCTAAGCCCGACGAAGATTCGCCAGATGGTGATCGGTGGCTCTCGCCGCACGCTCGTGTGGGACGACCTCAACCCCCAGCAGCGCCTCAGCGTCTTCGACCGTGGCGTCGACCTGGCTCGTACGTCGGTGGCCGGTTCGGACCGCGCTGCCTCGACGGTTTCCTACCGTCTGGGCGACACCTGGTCGCCTGCCCTGCCCGAGCGAGAGGCGCTGGGCTCGATGGTCACCGAGTTCGCAGCCGCGATCCACGAGGGTCGTCCAGCACTGACCAACGGCCACTCCGGGCTGCGGGTCCTCGAGGTGCTCGAACAGGCGTCCCTGCGGCTCGCCGAGCAGGCGGTGTCGCCGCCCCCGGTGCCGCGGCAGGCCGCGTACGAGCGGGTCCTGGAGGTCAGCCGATGA
- a CDS encoding acyltransferase, whose protein sequence is MTTLNSSRATRGTGTVVAATATIEDDAEVGPGAQVWDQSVVRAGAHVGADTIVGRNVYIGPGARLGERCKVQNQALIYEPAVLEDGVFVGPAVVLTNDTYPRAVTPEGRLKGAQDWEPVGVTVREGASIGARAVCVAPVIIGRWASVGAGAVVTRDVPDHALVVGAPARRVGWVGRSGVPLVSDTHDRWICPASGEVYTELEGRLEEAR, encoded by the coding sequence ATGACCACGCTGAACAGCTCGAGGGCCACCCGCGGGACCGGCACCGTCGTTGCCGCAACCGCCACGATCGAGGACGACGCCGAGGTGGGTCCCGGCGCCCAGGTCTGGGACCAGTCAGTCGTCCGTGCCGGAGCCCACGTCGGTGCCGACACCATCGTGGGCCGCAACGTCTACATCGGGCCGGGGGCTCGGCTCGGCGAGCGGTGCAAGGTGCAGAACCAAGCACTGATCTACGAGCCCGCCGTCCTGGAGGACGGCGTCTTCGTCGGTCCGGCTGTAGTGCTCACGAACGACACGTATCCGCGTGCGGTCACACCGGAAGGTCGCCTCAAGGGAGCGCAGGACTGGGAACCCGTCGGGGTCACCGTCCGCGAGGGAGCCTCGATCGGCGCCCGCGCGGTCTGCGTCGCGCCGGTCATCATCGGCCGCTGGGCATCCGTGGGTGCAGGAGCCGTGGTGACGCGCGACGTCCCCGACCACGCACTCGTCGTCGGCGCTCCGGCACGTCGCGTCGGCTGGGTCGGGCGCAGCGGTGTCCCGCTCGTGTCCGACACGCACGACCGATGGATCTGCCCGGCCTCGGGCGAGGTCTACACAGAGCTCGAAGGACGACTGGAGGAAGCTCGATGA